In Bacillus sp. KH172YL63, one genomic interval encodes:
- a CDS encoding diacylglycerol kinase, producing MKRARIIYNPTSGRELFKKHLAEVLIKLEQAGYETSVHATICEGDATEAARIAVERKYDIVVAAGGDGTLNEVVNGLAEQDYRPKLGIVPMGTTNDFARALHIPKDIGAAIDVITKGETIPVDIGRMNERYFINIAGGGRITELTYEVPSKLKTMMGQLAYYLKGIEMLPSIKPTDVSIEYDGKLFEGEAMLFLIGLTNSVGGFERLAPDASINDGLFSLLILKKTNLAEFIRIASLAVRGEHIHDPNVIYTQANRIKIKAKEKVQLNVDGELGGVLPAEFENLYRHLQVFVPLDKIRPEDKAE from the coding sequence ATGAAACGAGCAAGAATAATATACAATCCTACTTCGGGACGTGAGCTGTTCAAGAAGCATCTTGCGGAAGTATTGATAAAGCTAGAGCAGGCCGGTTATGAGACCTCCGTTCACGCAACCATTTGTGAAGGGGATGCGACAGAGGCTGCCCGGATCGCGGTTGAGAGAAAGTATGATATCGTTGTCGCAGCAGGCGGCGACGGCACATTAAATGAAGTAGTGAACGGCTTGGCCGAACAGGACTACAGACCAAAGCTTGGAATTGTTCCGATGGGGACGACGAATGACTTCGCCCGCGCCCTCCACATTCCAAAGGATATCGGAGCGGCCATTGATGTCATTACCAAGGGTGAAACGATCCCTGTCGATATCGGACGCATGAACGAGCGATACTTTATCAATATCGCCGGTGGCGGAAGAATCACCGAACTGACATATGAAGTGCCAAGCAAGCTAAAGACAATGATGGGGCAGCTCGCCTATTATCTAAAAGGCATCGAAATGCTGCCTTCCATCAAACCGACCGACGTATCGATCGAATACGACGGGAAGTTATTTGAAGGGGAAGCGATGCTATTTCTCATCGGCCTCACCAATTCGGTCGGAGGCTTTGAACGACTGGCCCCGGACGCATCGATCAATGATGGATTATTCTCACTGTTGATCTTGAAAAAAACCAACCTGGCTGAATTCATCCGCATCGCGTCATTGGCCGTACGGGGAGAACATATACATGACCCGAACGTCATTTACACACAGGCCAATCGAATCAAAATCAAGGCAAAAGAAAAAGTCCAGCTGAACGTAGACGGCGAGCTCGGAGGCGTTCTTCCTGCAGAGTTCGAAAACCTCTACCGCCACCTGCAAGTATTCGTCCCGCTGGATAAAATCCGCCCGGAAGATAAAGCTGAATAA
- a CDS encoding antibiotic biosynthesis monooxygenase family protein, with protein sequence MYIVHSTFVVPDEKADEVISIYHSRSGLVDEAEGFQRFLLLQNEKKPGEITVHMEWDTKEDFMSWVQSEDYKRIHELEKKYPDQQLASIVPSIDRYKVVAY encoded by the coding sequence ATGTATATTGTACATTCAACGTTTGTAGTGCCGGATGAAAAGGCGGATGAGGTTATATCAATCTATCATTCACGGTCGGGTTTGGTTGATGAAGCTGAAGGGTTTCAGCGATTCCTTCTTTTGCAAAATGAGAAAAAGCCGGGTGAGATCACGGTCCATATGGAATGGGATACGAAGGAAGATTTCATGAGCTGGGTGCAGAGTGAAGATTATAAGCGGATCCACGAACTGGAGAAGAAATATCCGGATCAGCAGCTGGCCTCCATCGTCCCATCGATCGACCGCTACAAGGTGGTGGCTTACTGA
- the rlmD gene encoding 23S rRNA (uracil(1939)-C(5))-methyltransferase RlmD yields the protein MSKKAPVQKNDYIDEAVFEDLTHDGNGVTKVDGYPLFVPDALPGEEGRVKVVKTSKGYGFGRLTERTKESSFRQDPPCPIYKECGGCQIQHMTYEGQLLAKEKNVRDVMQRIGKLHDVDVHPVLGMEDPWRYRNKAQVPVGEKDGRFVAGFYQKRSHEIIDMDKCIIQYEKNDEVIQQVKDICEKLKVRPYDEKSHKGTLRHIMTRTAYTTGEVMVVLVTRTQDLPHKEAIVEVLVENIEGITSIVHNVNPKRTNVIMGDTTRVLWGEEVIHDYIGDVKFAISARSFYQVNPEQTKVLYDKALEYADLQGEETVIDAYCGIGTISLFLAQKAKKVYGVEIVPQAIEDAKQNAALNEMTNVEFKAGPAEVVIPDWYEEGIRADVLVVDPPRKGCDEALLNTILAMKPKKVVYVSCNPATLARDLRILEDGGYETTEVQPVDMFPQTMHCEAVAKIELKE from the coding sequence GTGAGTAAAAAAGCACCAGTTCAAAAAAATGATTATATAGATGAAGCGGTATTCGAAGATCTGACCCATGACGGCAACGGGGTGACGAAAGTCGACGGATATCCGTTGTTCGTGCCGGATGCACTGCCGGGTGAGGAAGGCCGCGTGAAGGTCGTGAAGACGAGCAAGGGATACGGGTTTGGCCGTCTGACCGAGCGGACGAAGGAAAGTTCTTTCCGGCAGGATCCACCGTGCCCGATTTATAAGGAGTGTGGAGGCTGCCAGATTCAGCACATGACCTATGAAGGACAGCTGCTGGCAAAAGAAAAGAATGTCCGGGATGTGATGCAGCGCATCGGAAAGCTTCACGACGTTGACGTGCACCCTGTCCTTGGAATGGAAGATCCATGGCGTTACCGGAATAAAGCGCAAGTGCCCGTAGGCGAAAAGGACGGCAGGTTCGTTGCGGGATTCTATCAGAAGCGGAGTCATGAAATCATCGATATGGACAAATGCATCATTCAATATGAAAAGAATGATGAAGTGATCCAGCAGGTGAAGGATATTTGCGAAAAGCTGAAGGTCCGTCCCTACGATGAGAAGAGCCATAAAGGGACGCTCCGTCATATTATGACCCGGACGGCTTATACGACTGGGGAAGTGATGGTGGTGCTTGTGACCCGGACGCAGGATCTTCCTCATAAAGAGGCGATCGTTGAGGTGCTTGTGGAGAATATTGAGGGAATCACGTCGATTGTCCATAATGTGAACCCTAAAAGAACGAATGTGATCATGGGGGACACGACCCGCGTGCTGTGGGGAGAAGAAGTGATCCATGATTATATCGGAGACGTGAAGTTTGCGATTTCTGCACGTTCTTTCTATCAGGTGAATCCGGAACAGACGAAGGTGCTGTATGATAAAGCACTTGAATATGCGGATCTTCAAGGGGAAGAGACGGTCATCGATGCTTATTGCGGCATTGGGACGATATCGTTGTTCCTCGCCCAGAAGGCCAAGAAGGTGTACGGGGTTGAAATCGTTCCCCAGGCGATCGAGGATGCGAAGCAAAATGCGGCATTGAATGAGATGACGAATGTGGAATTCAAGGCGGGACCGGCAGAAGTGGTCATTCCCGATTGGTATGAAGAAGGAATACGTGCGGACGTCCTCGTGGTCGATCCGCCGCGTAAGGGATGCGACGAAGCGCTCCTCAATACGATCCTTGCCATGAAGCCGAAGAAAGTCGTATATGTCTCATGCAATCCGGCCACGCTTGCCAGGGACCTGAGGATCCTTGAAGACGGTGGATATGAGACGACAGAAGTCCAGCCTGTGGACATGTTCCCGCAAACGATGCACTGTGAAGCGGTCGCGAAAATAGAACTGAAGGAATAG
- a CDS encoding excisionase family DNA-binding protein produces MYLTIKETAEYLNLPESYIESLVQQRKIRAVHDGEQYLLYRDQFNQHLEQMEKMKQQLAEYLSEPIPEDIDVKDED; encoded by the coding sequence ATGTATCTCACCATTAAAGAAACGGCAGAATATCTGAATCTGCCTGAATCCTATATCGAAAGCCTCGTCCAGCAAAGGAAAATACGTGCGGTCCACGACGGGGAGCAGTACTTATTATACCGGGACCAATTCAATCAGCATCTGGAGCAGATGGAAAAGATGAAGCAGCAGCTTGCTGAGTATTTGAGTGAACCGATCCCGGAAGATATCGACGTGAAGGACGAGGATTAA
- a CDS encoding YwbE family protein, with protein sequence MSGQQRANIKPGLEVDIVLKKDQRTNKLTRGIVKDILTNSPNHPHGIKVRLTDGQVGRVKNIIQ encoded by the coding sequence ATGAGCGGACAACAGCGTGCCAATATCAAACCCGGTCTTGAAGTGGACATCGTCCTGAAAAAAGACCAGCGTACGAATAAATTGACCCGGGGGATCGTGAAAGACATCCTTACCAATTCACCAAACCATCCCCACGGCATCAAAGTCCGGTTGACAGATGGACAGGTCGGCCGGGTGAAGAATATTATTCAGTAA
- a CDS encoding NRAMP family divalent metal transporter, which produces MATSAIGPGFLTQTTVFTEKLAASFGFVILISILIDIGAQLNIWRIIAISEKRAQDIANDVLPGLGYFLSILIVAGGLAFNIGNIAGAGLGTNVLFGISPEMGALFSGIVAVGIFLVKEAGRLMDRFAQILGFLMIILTVYVMFTANPPVGEAVTKTFAPDTIDFLAIITLVGGTVGGYITFAGGHRLLEAGITGKQALPEITRSSVSAIGIASIMRIFLFLAALGIIAQGFTLDASNPPASVFQLAAGDIGYKMFGIVMWSAAVSSVVGAAYTSVSFIRTFSPLLEKYHKWLIVGFITISTLVFVIVGKPVAIMILVGSLNGLILPIALGVMLIAAHKTNIIGDYKHPVWMTVFGVLIVAAMSYMGVYALIQGIPQLFS; this is translated from the coding sequence ATGGCCACATCGGCCATCGGACCAGGCTTCCTCACTCAAACAACCGTCTTCACGGAGAAACTTGCCGCAAGCTTCGGCTTCGTCATCTTGATCTCCATCCTCATCGATATCGGGGCACAGCTCAACATCTGGCGGATCATCGCCATTTCTGAAAAACGGGCACAGGACATCGCCAACGACGTGTTACCGGGATTGGGCTACTTCTTGTCTATCCTCATCGTCGCCGGCGGCCTGGCCTTTAACATCGGGAACATTGCCGGTGCCGGATTAGGGACGAACGTCCTCTTTGGGATTTCTCCTGAAATGGGGGCCCTTTTCAGCGGAATCGTCGCCGTAGGGATTTTCCTCGTGAAAGAAGCAGGCAGACTCATGGACCGGTTTGCACAGATCCTCGGCTTTCTCATGATCATCCTTACCGTGTACGTGATGTTCACCGCAAATCCTCCTGTAGGAGAAGCTGTGACGAAGACATTCGCACCGGACACGATCGATTTCCTTGCCATCATCACATTAGTCGGCGGGACCGTCGGAGGGTATATCACCTTTGCCGGCGGCCACCGCTTATTAGAAGCAGGGATCACAGGGAAACAGGCACTCCCCGAGATCACCAGGAGCTCCGTATCTGCCATCGGGATTGCTTCGATCATGCGAATCTTTCTTTTCCTGGCAGCGCTTGGGATCATCGCACAAGGGTTCACCCTTGATGCTTCCAATCCACCGGCATCTGTATTCCAGCTCGCCGCCGGTGATATCGGGTACAAAATGTTCGGGATCGTCATGTGGTCGGCAGCTGTTTCCTCCGTCGTAGGGGCAGCTTATACGTCAGTATCATTCATTCGTACATTCAGCCCGCTGCTAGAAAAATACCATAAATGGCTCATCGTTGGATTCATCACGATATCCACCCTGGTCTTTGTCATTGTCGGAAAACCGGTGGCCATCATGATCCTTGTCGGCTCCCTGAATGGCTTGATCCTGCCGATCGCACTGGGCGTCATGCTGATCGCCGCCCACAAAACAAACATCATCGGCGACTACAAGCATCCTGTCTGGATGACCGTCTTCGGCGTGTTGATCGTCGCGGCCATGTCTTATATGGGTGTGTATGCGCTCATTCAAGGCATTCCACAGTTATTCAGTTAA
- a CDS encoding biotin-dependent carboxyltransferase family protein → MIAVKKPGLLSTIQDLGRYGHQKHGVIVSGSMDPLAHKISNLLVGNPESAATLEITLMGPALQFKETSLISICGGDLSPSIDGKPVPLRRSLLIKAGSTLRFKSAKNGCRSYLAVAGGFNVPPVMNSRSTYIRAGIGGMAGRALQEGDILEAGPLNQESKNIINYLLPYLGEEDFTEIDWSISSEFISSYHQKQPIRVIPGTEYELFTEESRQQFFHKPFKVTAQSDRMGYRLEGTSLQLEEAFNMISEAVVFGTIQVPANGEPIILLADRQTAGGYPRIGYIASVDLPIIAQTKPGEELTFTMISHEQAQELYIDRERQLNHLKQGIALKCTS, encoded by the coding sequence ATGATTGCTGTCAAAAAACCCGGCCTCCTTTCGACCATACAGGACCTCGGAAGGTACGGTCATCAAAAGCACGGAGTCATCGTAAGCGGAAGCATGGATCCCCTTGCCCATAAGATCTCGAACCTATTGGTGGGAAATCCAGAAAGTGCAGCCACCCTCGAAATCACGTTGATGGGACCTGCACTTCAGTTCAAGGAAACCTCCCTGATCTCGATCTGTGGCGGAGATCTGTCGCCGTCCATTGACGGAAAGCCTGTCCCACTCAGAAGATCATTATTAATTAAAGCCGGAAGCACCCTCCGTTTCAAATCTGCCAAAAACGGCTGTCGGAGTTATCTAGCTGTTGCAGGGGGATTCAATGTCCCACCTGTCATGAACAGCAGATCGACCTACATAAGAGCGGGAATCGGCGGAATGGCAGGGCGTGCCCTTCAGGAAGGAGACATCTTAGAAGCAGGTCCCCTCAATCAAGAATCGAAAAACATCATCAATTATCTGCTTCCTTACCTTGGAGAAGAGGATTTCACAGAAATCGACTGGTCGATTTCCTCTGAATTCATCTCCTCCTATCACCAGAAGCAGCCGATCAGGGTCATTCCTGGAACCGAGTATGAGCTATTCACAGAAGAAAGCCGGCAACAATTCTTTCACAAGCCGTTCAAGGTCACGGCACAATCTGACCGGATGGGCTACCGCCTGGAAGGTACGTCCCTCCAGTTGGAAGAAGCATTCAATATGATATCGGAAGCGGTGGTGTTCGGGACGATCCAGGTTCCGGCGAATGGTGAGCCGATCATTCTGCTTGCTGACCGGCAGACTGCAGGGGGCTATCCACGGATCGGATACATTGCCTCAGTGGACCTCCCGATCATCGCCCAGACAAAGCCCGGGGAAGAATTGACGTTCACGATGATTTCCCATGAACAGGCACAGGAGCTATACATAGACCGGGAAAGACAATTGAATCATCTAAAGCAGGGCATCGCCTTGAAATGCACATCATAA
- the pxpB gene encoding 5-oxoprolinase subunit PxpB has product MKYTIRPSGDHAVVIELGHAINQETHEKVKAVTHFLENQTIPWFVEIIPAFTTVTILYDPITITDLNKPFQHTLPYSVVCAEIERMLSTLTVNGQHQSRVITIPVCYGGAFGPDLESVAHHHGMTEEEVIQIHTNGEYLVYMIGFAPGFPYIGGMSPDIATPRKESPRLKIPAGSVGIAGEQTGVYPIETPGGWQLIGRTPLKLFKPEQEHEPSLLKAGDQIRFKAISPEEFKALEEEQ; this is encoded by the coding sequence TTGAAATACACGATTAGACCATCAGGCGACCATGCAGTCGTCATTGAGCTGGGACATGCAATCAATCAGGAAACCCACGAAAAAGTAAAAGCGGTGACACATTTTCTCGAAAACCAAACAATCCCCTGGTTCGTTGAAATCATCCCGGCCTTTACAACCGTCACCATCCTTTACGACCCAATCACCATCACCGATCTCAACAAACCATTTCAACACACCCTGCCATACTCAGTCGTCTGCGCAGAAATCGAACGCATGCTTTCCACACTGACAGTAAACGGGCAGCACCAGTCCCGGGTCATCACCATCCCGGTCTGCTACGGTGGAGCATTCGGACCCGACCTCGAATCAGTCGCACACCATCACGGTATGACTGAAGAGGAAGTCATTCAAATACATACGAACGGGGAATACCTCGTCTACATGATCGGATTCGCCCCCGGCTTCCCTTACATCGGAGGCATGTCGCCTGACATCGCCACACCACGGAAGGAATCACCCCGGCTGAAGATCCCGGCAGGTTCCGTCGGCATAGCAGGAGAGCAAACAGGGGTATATCCGATAGAAACACCTGGTGGCTGGCAGCTGATCGGAAGGACGCCGCTGAAGCTGTTCAAACCGGAACAAGAGCATGAACCAAGCCTTCTAAAAGCCGGCGATCAAATTCGCTTCAAGGCCATTTCACCGGAAGAATTCAAAGCATTGGAGGAGGAACAATGA
- a CDS encoding MFS transporter, with protein sequence MDKVKDRLWTRSFIMLMVGNLFVFMSFQMLIPTLPPYIKSIGASGLEIGLVTTLFSIGAVLSRPFIGFMLEYRDRKPLVLIGVISLLAITVIYPLSSVVFIFLLFRFVHGLAWGWSTTVNGTAAVDVVPKSRLGEGMGYYGLSITIGMIIAPSLGIYLFQETTFTNLIITSSALGAVAIILLGIVHYRTPKAVQDTKKEDLTFSYVGSLIEKSSWFPAFITIMVTFGYGSIVTFIVIFGEERGIQHIFLFYLCNAIMASLSRPIAGKWFDERGPKGLVRFCIAITFIGMWVLSYAHSDLLIVVAGILFGVGFGSLIPTLQSWTLSMTPDHRRGVANGMFFSSIDLGIGLSGLVFGVLAQYVETGILFQISSLFLLIALVVAILEGRKHKKLVHQTSS encoded by the coding sequence ATGGATAAGGTGAAAGATCGTCTGTGGACGAGGTCTTTTATTATGTTGATGGTCGGGAATTTATTCGTGTTTATGTCATTTCAGATGCTGATTCCGACACTGCCGCCTTATATTAAATCGATTGGGGCATCAGGTCTTGAGATTGGTCTGGTAACGACCTTGTTTTCAATCGGGGCTGTATTGAGCCGGCCGTTCATTGGTTTTATGCTGGAATACAGGGACCGGAAGCCGCTAGTGTTAATAGGGGTCATATCACTGTTGGCGATTACGGTCATTTACCCGTTGTCGAGTGTTGTATTCATATTCCTCCTGTTCCGGTTTGTCCATGGTCTGGCATGGGGATGGTCGACGACGGTGAACGGGACCGCTGCCGTTGATGTGGTCCCGAAATCCCGGTTGGGTGAAGGGATGGGCTATTACGGCTTGTCAATCACGATCGGGATGATCATTGCGCCAAGTCTTGGAATCTATTTATTCCAGGAGACGACGTTCACGAACCTGATCATCACGTCAAGCGCCCTTGGTGCCGTTGCCATCATTTTGCTAGGGATCGTTCATTACCGGACACCAAAGGCGGTGCAGGACACGAAGAAAGAGGATCTGACGTTTTCATATGTGGGCTCTTTGATTGAGAAATCAAGCTGGTTCCCGGCGTTCATCACCATCATGGTGACGTTTGGGTACGGTTCGATTGTCACGTTCATCGTCATTTTCGGGGAAGAACGTGGAATTCAGCACATCTTCCTGTTCTATCTGTGCAATGCGATCATGGCATCATTGTCGAGGCCGATTGCCGGTAAATGGTTTGATGAGCGGGGGCCTAAGGGGCTTGTCCGTTTCTGTATCGCGATCACATTCATTGGAATGTGGGTGTTATCCTATGCCCATTCTGATCTTTTGATCGTTGTGGCCGGAATCCTGTTTGGCGTCGGATTCGGTTCGCTCATCCCGACCCTCCAGTCATGGACGCTTTCCATGACACCGGACCATAGAAGGGGAGTGGCGAACGGTATGTTCTTCTCTTCCATCGATCTTGGTATCGGACTGAGCGGATTGGTATTTGGCGTTCTGGCCCAGTATGTCGAGACGGGGATACTGTTCCAGATTTCCAGTCTGTTCCTACTTATCGCCCTTGTCGTGGCCATACTTGAAGGCCGTAAACATAAAAAGCTCGTCCACCAGACGTCAAGCTAG
- a CDS encoding GTP-binding protein, with product MTEEKLLMEKSFYETFLVDHDVASHPIDVLGQAFVEEQQNEPYDLTFIRFAQGEVYFHSKDYEAAIFKWESIMNDLEPWAKKNIADSYYELGMLSSAEDAYTAIQTESTILTMEVSLQLFSLYIERNKLKSAYRIIEKALSIDPDYPNVSALARTFYEEQGDWKKAVELAVQEALRTGDLSWFEVLKGYAEEGHTGSFAPNDFYDVLISGYERDRRQFKELVSALWMSYRSQSTGHIEWMQTVNTVFEYVEVLPNEPWQDVLTQFEEAYLGFLEGDHLVKELENFMPGMLTNWLKVSRNHDPLFPAAAVLAWNDVFSYSIDQEVTEEAEEVVMESDKHQARFEEILLFLNKIIVWSERNDSPVGYKTQWIAEQLLDLGEQHLVVAGSGSSGKSSFVQSVLGESVGEAEGSTVIYRYHNEQVEVQEIHDKGIHKVESIADFEELMQREAFIEYRIPSEFLKENRTAIIDVRTGQKDLDDLTSFYPAADGLLYVLNADAPFNAEDRHILRKLSDIGQPVNVHFLLNKMDKVSDHTEEIIESTRNKAREWFPDAEVLPYSSLEAVHLQRRDVDMFMNELLGAKERNLKADRAEKLFYLVRKTLRDLYSKRKTRENDLKETIAKNEDILSRLNGFEHYLGDMQAEKVSVIKDSFHEKKEAMKKEITERVPAILSGCSELISEESDFRQIHMELNEAMNKRIQEYIQGDLMPRYVASLEEWLAFSKHELQDSQVYLEEMSETFNTLFGKDKVVLQCDFQVIDDWRRDVNRMGTRAQIDKENILLRFKPAQFLLKSAGKLLGVLPQNKSLLHNQYKRYLENEDYQDITASVVDKFFLQFDLFEKSLQQDVHSFFAEPFNQLKVTISDTERDIAADEESLKKMKANPERYFDPITLFEVKLLQHEYMVKAGFEGSRNYS from the coding sequence ATGACAGAAGAAAAATTACTGATGGAAAAGTCATTTTATGAAACATTTTTAGTGGATCATGACGTTGCGTCCCATCCCATCGATGTGCTTGGCCAGGCATTCGTGGAGGAGCAGCAGAATGAACCTTACGATTTGACGTTCATCCGCTTTGCACAGGGAGAAGTGTATTTTCACAGCAAGGATTATGAAGCAGCCATCTTTAAGTGGGAAAGCATCATGAATGACCTGGAACCGTGGGCGAAGAAGAATATTGCCGATTCGTACTATGAATTAGGTATGCTTTCGTCTGCAGAGGATGCTTACACCGCGATCCAGACAGAAAGCACGATCCTCACGATGGAAGTGTCCCTGCAATTATTCTCCCTCTATATTGAGCGGAATAAGTTGAAGTCTGCCTATCGCATCATTGAGAAGGCTTTATCTATCGACCCTGATTATCCGAATGTTTCTGCGCTTGCGCGAACATTTTATGAAGAGCAGGGAGATTGGAAGAAAGCCGTTGAACTTGCGGTACAGGAGGCGCTTCGGACAGGTGACCTTTCCTGGTTCGAGGTGCTGAAGGGATATGCCGAAGAAGGCCATACAGGTTCTTTTGCGCCGAATGATTTCTATGATGTATTGATCTCAGGGTATGAAAGGGACCGAAGGCAGTTCAAGGAGCTCGTATCAGCTCTATGGATGAGCTACAGAAGTCAATCGACCGGTCATATCGAATGGATGCAGACGGTCAATACGGTGTTCGAATATGTGGAAGTCCTTCCCAATGAACCGTGGCAGGACGTGCTTACACAATTCGAAGAAGCTTACCTTGGATTCCTTGAAGGTGACCACCTTGTGAAGGAACTGGAGAATTTCATGCCCGGCATGCTGACCAATTGGCTGAAAGTGAGCAGAAATCATGATCCGCTCTTCCCGGCAGCAGCTGTTCTGGCCTGGAACGATGTGTTTTCTTACAGCATCGATCAGGAAGTGACTGAAGAAGCTGAAGAAGTGGTCATGGAAAGTGACAAACATCAGGCCCGTTTCGAGGAAATCCTCCTGTTCCTGAACAAGATCATTGTTTGGTCTGAGCGTAACGATTCGCCTGTAGGCTATAAAACACAGTGGATCGCCGAACAGTTACTCGATCTCGGCGAACAGCATCTCGTAGTGGCAGGAAGCGGATCGAGCGGGAAATCTTCCTTCGTCCAATCTGTACTTGGCGAAAGCGTCGGGGAGGCAGAAGGATCCACCGTCATCTACCGTTATCACAACGAGCAGGTGGAAGTGCAGGAGATCCATGACAAGGGCATCCACAAGGTAGAAAGCATCGCAGATTTTGAAGAACTGATGCAAAGAGAAGCATTCATAGAGTATAGGATCCCATCTGAATTTCTTAAAGAAAACCGGACTGCGATCATCGATGTCCGGACTGGACAGAAGGATCTTGATGATCTGACTTCCTTCTATCCTGCGGCAGACGGATTACTCTATGTGCTGAATGCCGATGCCCCGTTCAATGCAGAGGACCGTCATATCCTCCGGAAATTATCAGACATCGGGCAGCCTGTGAATGTCCATTTCTTATTGAACAAAATGGACAAGGTATCGGATCACACGGAAGAAATCATTGAATCAACCCGGAACAAAGCACGTGAATGGTTCCCAGATGCAGAGGTGCTTCCGTACTCATCCCTCGAAGCTGTCCATCTCCAGCGCAGGGATGTAGACATGTTCATGAACGAACTGCTTGGGGCAAAGGAGCGCAACCTCAAGGCTGACCGGGCTGAGAAGTTATTTTATCTCGTGAGAAAAACGTTAAGAGACCTCTACTCTAAACGAAAGACACGTGAAAATGATTTGAAAGAGACGATTGCCAAAAATGAAGATATCCTTTCCCGACTGAACGGTTTCGAGCATTACTTAGGGGATATGCAGGCGGAAAAGGTATCGGTCATCAAAGATTCTTTCCACGAAAAGAAAGAAGCGATGAAAAAGGAAATCACCGAAAGGGTCCCTGCCATCCTCAGCGGCTGTTCCGAATTGATCAGTGAAGAAAGTGACTTTAGGCAGATTCACATGGAATTGAATGAGGCCATGAACAAACGGATCCAAGAGTATATACAGGGTGATCTGATGCCCCGCTATGTCGCATCCCTTGAAGAATGGCTGGCATTTTCAAAGCACGAACTCCAGGACAGCCAGGTGTATCTGGAGGAAATGAGCGAGACTTTCAATACCCTGTTTGGGAAGGATAAAGTCGTGCTTCAATGCGACTTTCAAGTGATTGATGACTGGCGCAGGGATGTGAACAGAATGGGAACAAGGGCGCAGATCGATAAAGAAAATATTCTTTTGAGATTCAAGCCTGCCCAATTCCTCCTGAAGAGTGCCGGGAAGCTACTAGGCGTCCTGCCCCAGAACAAGTCGCTTCTTCACAATCAATATAAACGCTATTTGGAGAACGAAGATTATCAAGATATCACAGCATCGGTTGTCGATAAATTCTTCCTTCAATTCGACCTGTTCGAGAAATCACTGCAGCAGGATGTCCATTCCTTCTTTGCGGAGCCTTTCAATCAGTTGAAGGTGACGATCAGCGATACGGAAAGAGATATTGCAGCAGATGAAGAGTCATTGAAGAAAATGAAGGCCAATCCGGAACGCTATTTCGATCCGATCACATTGTTTGAAGTGAAGCTGCTTCAGCATGAATATATGGTGAAGGCTGGGTTTGAGGGTTCGCGGAATTATTCTTAA